A section of the Verrucomicrobiota bacterium genome encodes:
- the rplQ gene encoding 50S ribosomal protein L17 yields MRHLKRTAKLGRTGEHRNAMLANLVCSLIKQRRVTTTLAKAKAARSVAEKMVTLGKKGTIQHRRLAAARLHQEDAVKILFNEIAPTQKERRGGYTRIVKLHQRQGDASQLAILEWVDVPFEATPEPAKAEGAAETKTTDAAK; encoded by the coding sequence ATGCGACACCTTAAGCGAACTGCCAAACTGGGCCGCACCGGCGAGCATCGCAATGCGATGCTGGCCAACCTGGTTTGTAGTCTTATCAAGCAACGGCGAGTGACTACCACGCTCGCGAAGGCCAAGGCCGCCCGTTCCGTGGCGGAGAAAATGGTCACGCTCGGGAAAAAGGGAACCATCCAGCATCGCCGTCTTGCCGCCGCGCGGTTGCACCAGGAAGATGCCGTCAAAATCCTGTTCAACGAAATTGCTCCCACGCAAAAGGAGCGGCGCGGCGGTTACACTCGCATCGTCAAATTGCATCAACGTCAGGGCGACGCCTCACAACTGGCGATTCTGGAATGGGTGGATGTTCCCTTTGAAGCGACTCCTGAACCGGCGAAAGCCGAGGGCGCGGCGGAAACCAAGACCACGGACGCCGCAAAGTAA
- a CDS encoding MFS transporter, with protein sequence MNLDLPPAAAAPSTLPDSAPWWRSLNSYHWFVLMMAALGWLFDCLDQQLFNAARVPAMRELLGTGDMRQIAEYGGYATSIFLMGWATGGLAFGIMGDRVGRAKTMLLTILIYSLCTGLSALSVGFWDFTIYRFVTGLGVGGEFAVGVALVAEVMPDRARPYALGLLQALSTVGNVTAALVSMSIGYLEQAGTISQANGWRWMFVVGAVPAMLAVLIRRRLKEPERWKAIVELKSGKKMGSYSELFGNPRWRKHAIIGFLLAFVGVVGLWGILFFSLDLIRFVLRASFAAQGFSPAVISGKLGVWVGVSLIMMNIGAFFGLYCFGPVAQRLGRKPTFAIAFILAMLSTAGGFWLLDDITDIFWMIPIMGFCQFSLFAGYAIYFPELFPTRLRSTGTSFCYNVGRFVAALGPLTLGLLTSKVFSGYPDPLPLRYAGLTLCSVFLIGLLTLPFSPETRGQPLPED encoded by the coding sequence ATGAACCTTGATCTGCCTCCAGCCGCTGCTGCTCCATCGACGCTTCCTGATTCTGCACCGTGGTGGCGTTCTTTGAATAGTTATCACTGGTTCGTATTGATGATGGCTGCCTTGGGATGGCTTTTTGATTGTCTCGATCAGCAACTATTCAACGCGGCTCGCGTTCCAGCGATGCGCGAATTGCTCGGCACTGGCGACATGCGCCAGATTGCCGAGTATGGAGGATATGCCACCTCCATTTTTCTGATGGGCTGGGCGACCGGAGGGTTGGCTTTTGGAATCATGGGCGACCGGGTTGGCCGGGCGAAAACCATGTTGCTCACAATTTTAATCTATTCGCTTTGCACGGGCTTGAGCGCCCTCTCGGTTGGCTTTTGGGATTTTACCATCTACCGGTTTGTGACCGGCCTGGGTGTGGGCGGGGAGTTTGCCGTCGGAGTGGCGCTGGTGGCCGAAGTGATGCCGGACCGCGCGCGCCCTTACGCGCTGGGCTTGCTACAGGCCCTTTCGACGGTGGGCAACGTCACTGCCGCGCTCGTGAGTATGAGCATCGGGTATCTCGAACAGGCTGGCACCATTTCGCAGGCGAACGGGTGGCGCTGGATGTTCGTGGTCGGTGCCGTGCCAGCGATGCTTGCAGTCCTGATCCGGCGGCGATTGAAAGAACCGGAACGCTGGAAAGCCATCGTGGAGTTAAAGAGCGGCAAGAAAATGGGTTCGTATTCCGAGTTGTTCGGAAATCCGCGCTGGCGAAAGCACGCCATCATCGGATTTCTTCTGGCGTTTGTGGGCGTCGTCGGCCTGTGGGGCATCTTGTTTTTCAGTCTCGATTTGATCCGCTTCGTGCTTCGCGCATCATTTGCGGCGCAGGGATTCTCCCCGGCAGTCATTTCGGGGAAACTCGGCGTCTGGGTGGGAGTCAGCTTGATCATGATGAACATCGGTGCATTTTTTGGTTTGTATTGTTTCGGTCCGGTGGCTCAGCGCCTTGGCCGCAAGCCCACCTTCGCCATTGCATTCATTTTGGCCATGCTGAGCACGGCGGGTGGATTCTGGTTGCTGGATGACATCACCGACATCTTTTGGATGATCCCAATTATGGGCTTCTGTCAGTTTTCTCTTTTTGCGGGATACGCGATTTATTTTCCCGAGCTGTTTCCCACGCGGCTGCGGAGCACAGGCACCTCCTTCTGCTACAATGTGGGCCGTTTTGTGGCGGCTCTGGGTCCGTTGACGCTTGGCCTCCTCACCAGCAAGGTTTTCAGCGGTTATCCTGACCCGCTGCCGTTGCGTTACGCCGGTCTGACGCTCTGCTCAGTCTTTTTGATTGGCTTGCTGACGTTACCTTTCTCGCCGGAAACCAGAGGACAGCCCTTGCCGGAAGACTGA